Proteins encoded together in one Roseibacterium elongatum DSM 19469 window:
- a CDS encoding ABC transporter permease, whose protein sequence is MSDNYEAAANRDDQLAEFVQPAPTLAYRVQNRLHLTPSLVPLLVLIGAVVVFGATLGERFLSPFALTLILQQVQIIGIVALAQSIVILTAGIDLSVGAVMVLSSVVMGQFTFRYGLPPELAVLCGLICGASCGLISGILVAYVRLPPFIVTLGMWQIVLAANFLYSRNETIRSQDIQADAPLLQFFGTRLEIGGAVFTYGVIFMLVLAVVLAYTLRHTAWGRHVYAVGDDPEAAELAGVNVKGTLISVYVLAGTICAFAGWALIGRIGSVSPTSGQLANIESITAVVIGGISLFGGRGSILGALFGALIVGVFTLGLRLAGADPQWTNLLIGMLIIAAVAVDQWIRRISA, encoded by the coding sequence ATGTCCGACAATTACGAAGCCGCCGCGAACCGCGACGATCAGCTCGCCGAGTTCGTTCAGCCTGCGCCGACGCTGGCATATCGGGTCCAGAACCGTCTACACCTCACCCCGTCGCTGGTGCCTCTGCTGGTTCTGATCGGCGCCGTCGTCGTCTTCGGCGCCACTTTGGGAGAACGGTTTCTCTCACCCTTCGCCCTGACGCTGATCCTTCAACAGGTGCAGATCATCGGCATCGTCGCGCTGGCCCAGTCCATCGTCATCCTGACGGCGGGGATCGACCTGTCCGTCGGCGCGGTGATGGTCCTGTCCTCGGTCGTGATGGGGCAATTCACGTTCCGATACGGGCTGCCGCCGGAACTCGCGGTGCTCTGCGGCCTGATCTGCGGGGCAAGCTGTGGTCTGATAAGTGGTATTCTGGTCGCCTATGTGCGGCTGCCGCCCTTCATCGTGACGCTGGGCATGTGGCAGATCGTGCTGGCCGCGAACTTCCTCTATTCCAGGAACGAGACGATCCGAAGCCAGGACATCCAGGCTGATGCCCCTCTCCTGCAGTTCTTCGGAACGCGGCTGGAGATCGGCGGCGCCGTCTTTACTTACGGCGTGATCTTCATGCTGGTCTTGGCGGTGGTGCTGGCCTATACACTGCGCCACACGGCCTGGGGTCGACACGTCTATGCCGTGGGCGACGACCCCGAGGCGGCGGAACTGGCCGGCGTAAACGTAAAGGGCACGCTGATTTCCGTCTACGTCCTCGCAGGCACGATCTGCGCGTTCGCAGGCTGGGCCCTGATCGGACGGATCGGCTCGGTCTCTCCGACCTCTGGCCAGCTGGCCAACATCGAAAGCATTACGGCGGTCGTGATCGGCGGCATCTCGCTTTTCGGCGGACGGGGCTCAATCCTAGGCGCGCTCTTCGGCGCGCTAATCGTCGGGGTCTTCACGCTGGGATTGCGGTTGGCGGGGGCGGACCCGCAATGGACGAACTTGCTCATTGGCATGCTGATCATTGCGGCCGTCGCGGTGG